Proteins encoded by one window of Streptomyces sp. NBC_01571:
- a CDS encoding aldo/keto reductase, protein MQYVKLGSTGLDVSRICLGCMSFGVPGRGTHEWTLDDEASRPLIRRALEAGITFFDTANVYSDGTSEEIVGRALAEFARRDEIVIATKVNGAMHEGPNARGLSRKAVMTEIDNSLRRLGTDYVDLYQIHRFDPATPVEETMEALHDVVKAGKARYIGASSMYAWEFSKAQYTALLHGWTRFVSMQNHYNLLYREEEREMLPLCADQGVGVLPWSPLARGRLTRAWDVTTERSRTDEFGRKLYQEGDRDIVDAVGRIAAERDVPRARIALAWLLRGSTVTAPIIGATRAGHVDDAVAALDVELTEKEVEELERPYTPRAISGH, encoded by the coding sequence ATGCAGTACGTGAAGCTCGGTTCGACGGGACTGGACGTGTCCCGGATCTGCCTCGGCTGCATGAGTTTCGGGGTGCCCGGCCGGGGGACCCACGAGTGGACCCTCGACGACGAGGCGTCCCGCCCGCTGATCCGCCGGGCACTGGAGGCCGGCATCACCTTCTTCGACACGGCGAACGTCTACTCCGACGGCACCAGCGAGGAGATCGTCGGCCGCGCGCTCGCGGAGTTCGCCCGCCGCGACGAGATCGTCATCGCCACCAAGGTCAACGGCGCGATGCACGAGGGCCCCAACGCGCGCGGTCTGTCCCGCAAGGCCGTCATGACAGAGATCGACAACAGTCTGCGCAGGCTGGGCACCGACTACGTGGACCTCTACCAGATCCACCGCTTCGATCCCGCCACGCCCGTCGAGGAGACGATGGAGGCCCTGCACGACGTCGTGAAGGCGGGCAAGGCCCGTTACATCGGGGCGAGTTCGATGTACGCCTGGGAGTTCTCCAAGGCGCAGTACACGGCCCTGCTGCACGGCTGGACGCGGTTCGTGTCGATGCAGAACCACTACAACCTCCTCTACCGCGAGGAGGAGCGCGAGATGCTGCCGCTCTGCGCGGACCAGGGCGTCGGCGTGCTGCCCTGGAGCCCGCTCGCGCGAGGCCGTCTCACCCGCGCCTGGGACGTCACCACCGAGCGCAGCAGGACCGACGAGTTCGGCAGGAAGCTCTACCAGGAGGGTGACCGGGACATCGTCGACGCGGTCGGCCGGATCGCCGCCGAGCGTGACGTCCCGCGCGCCCGGATCGCCCTCGCCTGGCTGCTGCGCGGCAGCACCGTGACCGCTCCCATCATCGGCGCCACGAGGGCGGGGCACGTCGACGACGCGGTGGCCGCCCTCGACGTGGAACTCACCGAGAAGGAGGTAGAGGAACTGGAACGGCCGTACACGCCCCGGGCGATCAGCGGTCACTGA
- a CDS encoding MsnO8 family LLM class oxidoreductase: protein MRFSVLDRSRTREGHDAAEALRDTVRLAQELERLGYHRFWVSEHHGVPGVAGSAPTVLAAAVAAATRTIRVGTGGVMLPNHQPLVVAEQFGVLEALFPGRIDMGLGRSVGFTPGVRRALGRDKDAAESADFAAQLDELLGWFRGTSPTGVHARPPEGLTVPPFVLALGEGADIAARAGLPLVIGDLKNRERMRRGIDRYRAAFRPSAWAREPYVVVSGTVVVAATSRDAHRILIPEAWSTAYSRTHGTFPPLPPAERVEGLVMTGKERDLYESGLTGGLAGTEEQVAEELAAVIKETGAQEVLVTTSTYDREALLDSFRGLARIAGLLPA, encoded by the coding sequence GTGCGCTTCTCCGTCCTCGACCGCTCCCGTACCCGCGAGGGGCACGACGCCGCCGAGGCGCTGCGCGACACCGTCCGCCTGGCCCAGGAGCTCGAGCGGCTCGGCTACCACCGGTTCTGGGTCTCGGAGCATCACGGCGTGCCCGGCGTCGCCGGGTCCGCCCCGACGGTGCTGGCCGCCGCGGTGGCCGCCGCCACCCGGACCATCCGGGTCGGCACCGGAGGAGTGATGCTGCCGAACCACCAACCCTTGGTCGTGGCCGAGCAGTTCGGTGTGCTGGAGGCCCTCTTCCCCGGCCGGATCGACATGGGCCTGGGCCGCTCCGTCGGGTTCACGCCCGGGGTGCGCAGGGCGCTGGGACGGGACAAGGACGCGGCCGAGTCCGCCGACTTCGCGGCCCAGCTCGACGAGTTGCTGGGCTGGTTCCGCGGCACGTCCCCGACCGGGGTGCACGCGCGTCCCCCGGAGGGCCTGACGGTGCCGCCCTTCGTGCTCGCCCTGGGCGAGGGCGCGGACATCGCGGCACGGGCGGGCCTCCCGCTGGTCATCGGTGACCTCAAGAACCGGGAGAGGATGCGGCGCGGGATCGATCGCTACCGCGCGGCGTTCCGTCCGTCCGCGTGGGCGCGCGAGCCGTACGTCGTGGTCTCCGGCACGGTGGTGGTCGCGGCGACGTCACGGGACGCGCACCGGATCCTGATCCCGGAGGCCTGGTCGACGGCGTACTCCCGCACGCACGGCACCTTCCCGCCGCTGCCGCCCGCCGAGCGCGTCGAGGGCCTGGTGATGACCGGCAAGGAGCGGGACCTCTACGAGTCCGGGCTCACCGGCGGGCTCGCGGGGACCGAGGAGCAGGTCGCCGAGGAGCTGGCGGCGGTGATCAAGGAGACCGGCGCGCAGGAGGTGCTCGTCACGACCAGCACCTACGACCGGGAGGCCCTGTTGGACTCCTTCCGCGGGCTCGCCCGGATCGCGGGACTCCTCCCGGCCTAG
- a CDS encoding FAD-binding dehydrogenase, with amino-acid sequence MENSVSPTVISRRRALTAAGGVLAGAALAAHAVPAFAAGSSDADAIVVGGGLAGLVATAELAAAGRKVLLLDQEPETNLGGQAFWSFGGLFLVDSDEQRLMGIKDSQELAWQDWLGAAGFDRGVADPTGQDHWGRKWAEAYVDFASGEKRSWLYGLGVRWFPIVGWAERGGGLADGHGNSVPRFHVTWGTGPAVVEPFEKRVRAAVADGKVTFRFRHRVDEIVRTGGTVTGVRGAVLEPSTAARGKASSRTVVGDFELRAPVVIVTSGGIGANHDLVRQNWPARLGTPPKFMVTGVPAHVDGRMLGITEAAGGRIVNPDRMWHYTEGLRNYDPIWANHGIRILPGPSSMWFDATGKRFSAPDLPGYDTLHTLKSITDTGYDYSWFVTTQKIIAKEFALSGSEQNPDLTNKDVWMLLSRIWQTPEPIEKFKKNGVDFVVAATLSELVTGMNKLTGDGLIDLTDLKRQIDARDREIDNPYTKDVQVMGIRNALAYTGDSLSRTAPIHKILDAGAGPLIAVRLNILTRKTLGGLQTDLSGRVLDAGGTAIPGLYAAGEVAGFGGGGVHGYRSLEGTFLGGCLFSGRQAGRAAAAAI; translated from the coding sequence ATGGAGAATTCTGTGTCCCCCACCGTGATCAGCAGACGCCGGGCCCTGACGGCGGCGGGCGGAGTGCTGGCCGGTGCCGCCCTCGCGGCGCACGCGGTACCCGCCTTCGCGGCCGGGTCGTCGGACGCGGACGCGATCGTCGTCGGCGGCGGGCTCGCCGGGCTGGTCGCGACGGCCGAACTGGCCGCCGCGGGCCGCAAGGTACTGCTTCTGGACCAGGAACCCGAGACCAACCTGGGCGGACAGGCCTTCTGGTCCTTCGGCGGTCTCTTCCTGGTCGACTCCGACGAGCAGCGTCTGATGGGCATCAAGGACTCCCAGGAACTGGCGTGGCAGGACTGGCTCGGGGCGGCCGGATTCGACCGCGGCGTCGCAGACCCGACCGGCCAGGACCACTGGGGCCGCAAGTGGGCCGAGGCGTACGTGGACTTCGCCTCGGGGGAGAAGCGGTCCTGGCTCTACGGGCTGGGCGTGCGGTGGTTCCCGATCGTGGGCTGGGCGGAGCGCGGCGGCGGGCTCGCGGACGGGCACGGGAACTCGGTACCCCGCTTCCATGTCACCTGGGGAACCGGTCCCGCCGTGGTCGAGCCGTTCGAGAAGCGGGTACGGGCCGCGGTCGCGGACGGGAAGGTGACCTTCAGGTTCCGGCACCGCGTCGACGAGATCGTGCGCACCGGCGGCACCGTGACGGGGGTCCGGGGCGCGGTCCTCGAACCGAGCACCGCGGCGCGCGGCAAGGCCAGTTCGCGCACGGTGGTCGGAGACTTCGAACTCCGCGCTCCGGTCGTGATCGTCACCTCGGGAGGCATCGGCGCCAACCACGACCTCGTGCGGCAGAACTGGCCGGCCCGGCTCGGCACCCCACCCAAGTTCATGGTCACCGGTGTGCCGGCCCACGTGGACGGCCGGATGCTCGGGATCACCGAGGCGGCGGGCGGGCGCATCGTCAACCCCGACCGCATGTGGCACTACACGGAGGGTCTCAGGAACTACGACCCGATCTGGGCCAACCACGGCATCCGTATCCTGCCGGGACCGTCGTCGATGTGGTTCGACGCCACCGGCAAACGCTTCTCCGCCCCCGACCTCCCCGGCTACGACACCCTCCACACGCTCAAGTCGATCACCGACACGGGCTATGACTACTCCTGGTTCGTGACCACGCAGAAGATCATCGCGAAGGAGTTCGCGCTCTCCGGCTCGGAGCAGAACCCGGACCTCACCAACAAGGACGTCTGGATGCTGCTCTCGCGCATCTGGCAGACCCCCGAGCCGATCGAGAAGTTCAAGAAGAACGGGGTCGACTTCGTCGTCGCCGCCACGCTGTCCGAACTGGTCACCGGCATGAACAAGCTGACCGGTGACGGACTGATCGATCTCACCGACCTCAAGCGGCAGATCGACGCGCGGGACCGGGAGATCGACAACCCCTACACCAAGGACGTCCAGGTGATGGGGATCCGCAACGCGCTCGCCTACACCGGGGACTCGCTCAGCCGCACCGCGCCGATCCACAAGATCCTGGACGCCGGCGCCGGCCCGCTGATCGCCGTACGGCTCAACATCCTCACCCGCAAGACCCTGGGCGGTCTGCAGACGGATCTCTCCGGCCGCGTCCTGGACGCCGGCGGCACCGCGATTCCCGGTCTGTACGCGGCCGGTGAGGTCGCGGGATTCGGCGGCGGGGGAGTGCACGGATACCGCTCGCTGGAAGGCACCTTCCTGGGTGGCTGCCTGTTCTCCGGACGACAGGCGGGACGGGCGGCGGCCGCCGCGATCTGA
- a CDS encoding ricin-type beta-trefoil lectin domain protein, with the protein MFEISDERLAAELKMSSGNTPAHHPVGELLDRHWEAVFGYARLCTNGVRPAGILTTGAFTRLFGESLRQTGPTAAWRPQLLVTVRRMTAEWLADQRRESLHPELLAGPDGEERVVARLLPPEGRRLLSRAFQRLPEAGRCLLWHAEVESEQLALPAALLGIREDAALVELARARERLREGCLEIHRELAPEEECRQYHRMLDVSLRRGGDDLDPDLRRHMGRCRHCRYTADQLNHFNGELALPLAESVLGWGAEAYLASRPGRAVAIVEVTGDAPGDSGVHAAPHFPGDAPLPPSRPPRVAPRGQSATDSRRATHKAPRRSPGRRNIALAALTASGLILVPLALWAAQGSDGTAENAGPTGRPSSGPVKAPGAKPSWIGDTSNGTVRGRLRNLKTGLCVGIVGERLVKGAETALTSCSSAAAQEWSYEADGVLRDVADPGLCLDSHLGYSIQLAPCTGESGSTGKNVRYDFTLQGELVPRGNQDLALTPAATNGTGALVLKLRKDQAVQHWTLDTSSPSLQMAAVNWDADGSATAPVTREPTGASRSGTPNGAPGPSAGPSTSAGDPSAPSPTSSCSPYDCPPANSQYDNPGYGDGDSWGNGGYGYGGYGGYGSGGGWGGRH; encoded by the coding sequence TTGTTCGAGATATCGGATGAGCGACTGGCGGCCGAACTGAAGATGAGCTCGGGGAACACGCCCGCGCACCACCCCGTCGGCGAACTCCTCGACCGCCACTGGGAAGCGGTCTTCGGCTACGCGCGGCTGTGCACCAACGGCGTGCGTCCCGCCGGAATCCTCACCACGGGGGCATTCACCCGACTGTTCGGCGAATCCCTGCGGCAGACCGGACCGACGGCGGCCTGGCGGCCGCAGCTGCTCGTCACCGTGCGCCGCATGACCGCCGAATGGCTCGCGGACCAGCGGCGGGAATCGCTCCACCCCGAGCTGCTGGCCGGTCCGGACGGCGAGGAGCGCGTCGTGGCGCGGCTCCTTCCGCCGGAGGGCAGGCGACTGCTGTCCCGCGCGTTCCAGCGACTTCCGGAGGCAGGTCGTTGCCTGCTCTGGCACGCCGAGGTCGAGTCCGAACAACTGGCCCTGCCCGCAGCGCTGTTGGGCATCCGCGAGGACGCCGCCCTCGTCGAGCTGGCACGGGCCCGTGAACGCCTGCGTGAGGGCTGCCTGGAGATCCATCGCGAACTGGCCCCCGAGGAGGAGTGCCGCCAGTACCACCGCATGCTGGACGTGTCGCTGCGGCGCGGCGGTGACGACCTCGACCCCGATCTGCGCCGGCACATGGGCCGCTGCCGCCACTGCCGTTACACCGCCGACCAGTTGAACCATTTCAACGGCGAACTCGCCCTGCCACTGGCCGAGTCCGTACTCGGCTGGGGTGCCGAGGCCTATCTCGCCTCCCGTCCCGGACGCGCCGTCGCGATCGTGGAGGTGACGGGCGACGCGCCCGGCGACTCCGGCGTTCACGCCGCCCCTCATTTCCCCGGCGACGCTCCGCTCCCGCCGAGCCGGCCGCCGCGAGTGGCGCCGCGCGGCCAGTCGGCCACCGACTCGCGCCGGGCGACGCACAAGGCACCCCGGCGTTCGCCCGGCCGCCGCAACATCGCGCTGGCCGCACTGACCGCGAGCGGCCTGATCCTGGTCCCGCTGGCCCTGTGGGCGGCCCAGGGCTCGGACGGCACCGCCGAGAACGCCGGGCCTACTGGCAGGCCGAGTTCGGGCCCCGTCAAGGCACCCGGTGCGAAGCCGTCCTGGATAGGCGACACGTCGAACGGCACCGTGCGTGGCCGGTTGCGCAACCTCAAGACCGGGCTGTGTGTCGGCATCGTCGGCGAGAGGCTCGTGAAGGGGGCCGAGACGGCACTCACCTCGTGCTCCTCCGCCGCTGCGCAGGAATGGTCGTACGAGGCGGACGGGGTGCTGCGCGACGTCGCCGACCCGGGCCTGTGTCTCGACTCCCACCTCGGCTACTCGATCCAACTGGCGCCCTGCACCGGAGAGTCCGGCTCGACCGGCAAGAACGTGCGCTACGACTTCACCCTTCAGGGGGAGCTGGTGCCCCGAGGCAACCAGGACCTGGCCCTCACCCCCGCCGCCACCAACGGCACGGGAGCCCTGGTCCTCAAGCTCCGCAAGGACCAGGCCGTCCAGCACTGGACCCTGGACACCTCGTCGCCCTCGCTCCAGATGGCGGCGGTGAACTGGGACGCCGACGGATCGGCCACCGCGCCCGTGACCCGGGAACCCACCGGGGCCTCGCGGTCGGGTACGCCGAACGGCGCGCCCGGCCCCTCGGCCGGGCCGTCGACGTCCGCGGGCGACCCCTCCGCCCCGAGTCCCACGTCGTCCTGCTCCCCGTACGACTGCCCGCCGGCGAACAGCCAGTACGACAACCCGGGATACGGCGACGGCGACTCCTGGGGGAACGGCGGCTACGGATACGGCGGTTACGGCGGCTACGGGTCCGGAGGCGGCTGGGGCGGCCGTCACTGA
- a CDS encoding excinuclease ABC subunit UvrA, translated as MPDPHGPHDPYVRVRNAREHNLRGVDVDIPRDVLAVFTGVSGSGKSSLAFGTIYAEAQRRYFESVAPYARRLIHQVGAPKVGDITGLPPAVSLQQRRSAPTSRSSVGTVTHLSNSLRMLFSRAGDYPAGAERLDSDAFSPNTAVGACPECHGLGRVHGTSEELLVPDPSLSIRAGAIAAWPGAWQGKNLRDVLDALGHDVDRPWRELPSGEREWILFTDEQPVVTVHPVRDAERIQRPYQGTYMSARRYVMKTFSDSKSTTLRARAERFLSSAPCPVCGGSRLRPEALAVTFAGRTIAELAALPLTELAGTLRPEGETARVLTDDLRARIAPVVELGLGYLSLDRATPTLSTGELQRLRLATQLRSGLFGVVYVLDEPSAGLHPADTEALLTVLDRLKSAGNSVFVVEHHLDVVRAADWLVDVGPRAGEHGGRVLHSGPVAELAGVEESATARFLFGHSPAPVREVRSPHGQLKVGPVHRHNLRGVTAEIPLGVFTAVTGVSGSGKSTLIGEVTEELEGVGRLVSVDQRPIGRTPRSNLATYTGLFDVVRKVFAGTEEARERKYGVGRFSFNVAGGRCETCQGEGFVSVELLFLPSTYAPCPDCGGARYNPETLEVTHRGRNIAQVLDMTVETAAEFFGDTPAAVRSLTTLLDVGLGYLRLGQPATELSGGEAQRIKLAGELQRVRRGHTLYLLDEPTAGLHPADAEVLTRQLHGLVDAGHTVVVVEHTMAVVAGADWVIDLGPGGGEAGGRIVAVGPPVEVARAEGSTTAPYLARALAVPSGREGHHQGRPGQGR; from the coding sequence ATGCCCGATCCGCACGGCCCCCACGACCCGTACGTCCGTGTGCGGAACGCCCGTGAGCACAACCTGCGCGGTGTGGACGTCGACATCCCGCGGGACGTCCTCGCCGTCTTCACGGGTGTCTCGGGCTCGGGCAAGTCCTCGCTGGCGTTCGGGACGATCTACGCGGAGGCCCAGCGGCGCTACTTCGAGTCGGTCGCGCCGTACGCGCGGCGACTGATCCACCAGGTCGGCGCCCCGAAGGTCGGGGACATCACCGGGCTGCCGCCCGCCGTCTCGCTCCAGCAGCGCCGTTCGGCGCCCACCTCGCGCTCGTCCGTCGGCACGGTCACCCACCTCTCGAACTCCCTGCGGATGCTGTTCTCCCGCGCCGGTGACTATCCGGCCGGCGCCGAACGCCTCGACTCGGACGCCTTCTCGCCGAACACGGCGGTCGGAGCCTGCCCGGAGTGCCACGGGCTCGGCCGGGTCCACGGTACGAGCGAGGAGTTGCTGGTGCCGGATCCCTCGCTGTCGATCCGCGCGGGCGCGATCGCCGCGTGGCCCGGCGCCTGGCAGGGCAAGAACCTCCGCGACGTGCTGGACGCGCTGGGCCACGACGTGGACCGTCCGTGGCGCGAACTGCCATCCGGGGAGCGGGAGTGGATCCTGTTCACCGACGAGCAGCCGGTCGTCACCGTACATCCGGTGCGGGACGCGGAGCGCATCCAACGCCCTTACCAGGGCACCTACATGAGCGCCCGGCGCTATGTCATGAAGACCTTCTCGGACTCGAAGAGCACGACCCTGCGGGCCAGGGCCGAGCGGTTCCTCAGCAGCGCCCCGTGCCCGGTGTGCGGCGGCAGCCGGCTGCGCCCCGAGGCGCTGGCGGTGACCTTCGCCGGGCGGACGATCGCCGAGCTGGCCGCGCTGCCGCTGACCGAGCTGGCGGGGACGCTGCGCCCCGAGGGGGAGACGGCCCGGGTGCTCACGGACGACCTCAGGGCGCGTATCGCCCCCGTCGTCGAGCTCGGCCTCGGATATCTCAGCCTCGACCGCGCCACCCCCACCCTCTCCACGGGAGAGCTGCAACGGCTGCGGCTGGCCACGCAGTTGCGATCCGGTCTGTTCGGAGTGGTCTACGTCCTCGACGAGCCGTCCGCCGGTCTGCACCCGGCCGACACGGAGGCCCTGCTCACGGTCCTGGACCGGCTGAAGTCGGCGGGCAATTCGGTGTTCGTGGTGGAGCACCACCTCGACGTCGTGCGCGCCGCGGACTGGCTCGTCGACGTCGGTCCGCGGGCGGGCGAGCACGGCGGCCGGGTGCTGCACAGCGGTCCGGTGGCGGAGCTCGCCGGGGTCGAGGAGTCGGCCACGGCCCGCTTCCTCTTCGGCCACTCGCCCGCGCCGGTGCGTGAAGTCCGCTCCCCGCACGGACAGTTGAAGGTCGGGCCGGTGCACCGGCACAACCTGCGGGGGGTGACGGCCGAGATCCCGCTCGGCGTGTTCACCGCCGTGACGGGCGTGTCCGGTTCCGGCAAGTCCACACTCATCGGTGAGGTGACCGAGGAGCTGGAAGGGGTCGGACGGCTCGTCTCGGTCGACCAACGGCCCATCGGGCGGACCCCGCGCTCCAATCTGGCCACGTACACGGGACTCTTCGACGTCGTACGCAAGGTGTTCGCCGGGACCGAGGAAGCACGCGAGCGGAAGTACGGGGTCGGGCGTTTCTCCTTCAACGTCGCCGGCGGTCGTTGCGAGACCTGCCAGGGCGAGGGGTTCGTGAGTGTCGAGCTGCTCTTCCTGCCGAGCACGTACGCGCCGTGCCCGGACTGCGGCGGGGCCCGCTACAACCCCGAGACCCTCGAAGTGACCCACCGCGGACGGAACATCGCGCAGGTGCTGGACATGACGGTGGAGACCGCCGCGGAGTTCTTCGGCGACACCCCCGCCGCCGTCCGGAGTCTCACCACGCTCCTCGACGTGGGCCTCGGCTACCTTCGGCTCGGCCAGCCCGCCACGGAGTTGTCCGGCGGCGAGGCCCAGCGCATCAAGCTGGCCGGCGAGTTGCAGCGGGTCCGCCGGGGGCACACGCTCTACCTCCTCGACGAACCGACGGCCGGGCTGCATCCGGCCGATGCCGAGGTGCTGACGCGCCAGTTGCACGGGCTGGTGGACGCGGGACACACCGTCGTGGTCGTCGAACACACCATGGCGGTGGTCGCGGGCGCGGACTGGGTGATCGACCTGGGGCCGGGCGGCGGGGAGGCCGGCGGCCGGATCGTGGCGGTGGGGCCGCCCGTCGAGGTCGCGAGGGCGGAGGGGAGCACGACAGCCCCCTATCTCGCCCGCGCACTGGCCGTCCCGTCGGGGCGGGAGGGCCACCACCAGGGCCGTCCCGGGCAGGGCCGATAG
- a CDS encoding glycoside hydrolase family 95 protein yields the protein MPSSSRRDFLRLTGAAGGGLAVFAGLPPFAAHAAPERPAHVTLVPEAEATTLWYRTPAAESHAIQEALPLGNGRLGALVGCDPADDFLYLTDGSFWTGGRNDTPTDDGQLPYGPDDFGSFGLLAKLRVTLPDHTAHTISDYRRSLDLSNGVVSAAYRHQGVRFRREVYASHPDDVVVIRLTGDGSHTGTVSLEGTHGESTSYGDRQLSFAGTFKNGLRYAASVRAVSSTGTIRADGDKLSFSGCRELLIVVCAGTDYSADAGKDFREPATDPLAVARGKVSAAAKVPGTTLLATHVADYRRLYDRFSLDLGASSAVQRSLDSWSRIAVRHTDASTPDPELEAAYVQYGRYLTITGSRDWLPMNLQGLWIHNNNPDWYADYHTDINVQMNYWLADPAGLGENAEALARYCRSQLPVWTDVTHRLYNNPDNRFRNSTGKIAGWAIAFSTNIHGGSGWAWHPSGNAWLCNSLWRHYEYTQDRAYLETIYPVLKGAAEFWRARLLTTTVTDPDGSSREVLVDDTAWSPEHGPDGKGNTYAQELAWELFGEFTTAARVLNRDGQLASELDGMRDNLYLPRVSPKSGWLEEWMSPDNLGETTHRHLSPLIGFYPGDRIAADTSPPELIDGVRKLLTARGMDSFGWACAWRSLCWSRLKDAEKAYQLYLTVLRPSMNNGNGTSANWFDMYSQGSYTIFQIDANLGGPTAALEMVLYSRPGVVELLPALPQAWSTKGSVTGIGARGGFEVDFSWRNGKATTVTIRSVGGTRTELRAGGFRRQIALEPGKSVTIRIP from the coding sequence GTGCCCTCTTCCTCCCGTCGTGACTTCCTTCGCCTCACCGGGGCCGCCGGTGGCGGTCTCGCGGTCTTCGCCGGCCTGCCGCCGTTCGCCGCCCACGCCGCTCCCGAGCGCCCGGCCCACGTGACCCTCGTCCCGGAAGCCGAGGCGACCACCCTCTGGTATCGCACGCCCGCCGCCGAGTCACACGCCATTCAGGAGGCACTGCCGCTGGGCAACGGCCGGCTCGGCGCCCTGGTCGGCTGCGACCCGGCGGACGACTTCCTCTACCTCACCGACGGCTCGTTCTGGACCGGCGGACGCAACGACACCCCCACCGATGACGGCCAACTCCCCTACGGGCCCGATGATTTCGGCAGCTTCGGCCTGCTGGCCAAGCTCCGCGTCACGCTGCCGGACCACACGGCCCACACGATCAGCGACTACAGACGCAGCCTCGACCTGAGCAACGGCGTCGTGTCCGCGGCCTACCGACACCAGGGAGTCCGCTTCCGCCGGGAGGTCTACGCCAGCCATCCGGACGACGTCGTGGTCATCAGACTCACCGGAGACGGGAGCCACACCGGCACCGTCTCGCTGGAAGGCACCCACGGCGAGTCCACCTCGTACGGCGACCGCCAACTCTCGTTCGCCGGCACCTTCAAGAACGGCCTGCGGTACGCGGCTTCGGTGAGAGCGGTCAGCAGCACGGGCACCATCCGCGCGGACGGCGACAAGCTGTCCTTCTCCGGGTGCCGCGAACTGCTCATCGTCGTGTGCGCGGGCACCGACTACTCGGCGGACGCCGGCAAGGACTTCCGCGAACCGGCCACCGACCCGCTCGCCGTGGCCCGCGGCAAGGTCTCCGCCGCGGCGAAGGTCCCCGGCACCACGCTGCTCGCCACGCACGTGGCCGACTACCGGCGCCTCTACGACCGCTTCTCCCTCGACCTGGGCGCGTCCTCCGCGGTGCAACGGTCGCTGGACTCCTGGTCGCGCATCGCCGTCAGACACACCGACGCCTCCACCCCGGACCCGGAACTGGAGGCGGCCTACGTCCAGTACGGCCGCTACCTGACCATCACCGGTTCCAGGGACTGGCTGCCCATGAACCTCCAGGGCCTGTGGATCCACAACAACAACCCGGACTGGTACGCCGATTACCACACGGACATCAACGTCCAGATGAACTACTGGCTGGCCGATCCGGCCGGGCTGGGCGAGAACGCCGAGGCCCTCGCCCGGTACTGCCGGTCCCAGCTGCCCGTCTGGACGGACGTCACCCACCGGCTCTACAACAACCCCGACAACCGCTTCCGCAACAGCACCGGGAAGATCGCGGGCTGGGCCATCGCCTTCTCGACCAACATCCACGGCGGCAGCGGCTGGGCCTGGCATCCCTCGGGCAACGCCTGGCTCTGCAATTCGCTGTGGCGCCACTACGAGTACACCCAGGACCGCGCGTACCTGGAGACCATCTACCCCGTCCTCAAGGGAGCCGCGGAGTTCTGGAGGGCACGGCTCCTCACGACCACGGTCACCGACCCGGACGGTTCCTCGCGCGAGGTCCTGGTCGACGACACCGCCTGGTCGCCGGAGCACGGACCGGACGGCAAGGGCAACACGTACGCGCAGGAACTGGCCTGGGAACTCTTCGGCGAGTTCACGACCGCGGCCCGTGTCCTGAACCGCGACGGACAACTCGCCTCAGAACTCGACGGGATGCGGGACAATCTCTACCTCCCCCGGGTCAGCCCGAAGAGCGGCTGGCTCGAGGAGTGGATGAGCCCGGACAACCTCGGTGAGACCACACACCGCCATCTGTCGCCCCTCATCGGGTTCTACCCCGGCGACCGGATCGCCGCCGACACCAGCCCTCCCGAACTCATCGACGGCGTACGCAAACTGCTCACCGCGAGAGGCATGGACAGCTTCGGCTGGGCCTGCGCCTGGCGATCGCTGTGCTGGTCACGGCTGAAGGACGCGGAGAAGGCGTACCAGCTCTACCTCACCGTCCTGCGGCCGTCGATGAACAACGGCAACGGCACCTCGGCCAACTGGTTCGACATGTACAGCCAGGGCAGCTACACGATCTTCCAGATCGACGCCAACCTCGGCGGCCCCACCGCGGCCCTGGAGATGGTCCTCTACTCACGCCCAGGAGTCGTCGAACTGCTGCCCGCGTTGCCGCAGGCCTGGTCGACGAAGGGCTCCGTCACCGGAATCGGCGCCCGGGGCGGCTTCGAGGTGGACTTCTCCTGGCGGAACGGCAAGGCGACCACGGTCACGATCCGCAGCGTCGGCGGCACACGCACCGAACTGCGGGCCGGCGGGTTCCGTCGGCAGATCGCCCTCGAACCCGGGAAGTCGGTGACCATACGCATCCCCTGA